From Scomber scombrus chromosome 21, fScoSco1.1, whole genome shotgun sequence, one genomic window encodes:
- the LOC134003209 gene encoding cytohesin-3-like: MDEDNHVPEDLSLEERDELSNIRRRKRELLDDIERLKFEIAEVMTEIEQLTCVGESKTSQRNKQIAMGRKKFNMDPKKGIQFLLENDLLQHTPEDIAQFLYKGEGLNKTVIGDYLGERDDFNIKVLQAFVELHEFADLNLVQALRQFLWSFRLPGEAQKIDRMMEAFASRYCQCNPGVFQSTDTCYVLSFAIIMLNTSLHNPNVRDKPPVERFISMNRGINEGGDLPEELLRNLYDSIKNEPFKIPEDDGNDLTHTFFNPDREGWLLKLGGRVKTWKRRWFILTDNCLYYFEYTTDKEPRGIIPLENLSIREVDEPRKPNCFELYNPNHKGQVIKACKTEADGRVVEGNHVVYRISAPTPEEKEEWIKSIKASISRDPFYDMLATRKRRIANKK; this comes from the exons ATGGATGAGGACAATCACG TTCCTGAGGACCTGTCCCTGGAGGAGAGGGATGAGCTGTCAAACATCCGACGCAGGAAGAGGGAGCTGCTCGACGATATTGag agGTTGAAGTTCGAGATCGCAGAGGTGATGACGGAGATCGAGCAGCTGACGTGTGTTGGGGAGAG TAAAACATCccagagaaacaaacagatcGCCATGGGCAGGAAGAAATTCAACATGGACCCAAAAAAG GGAATCCAGTTCCTGTTGGAGAACGACCTCCTTCAACATACTCCCGAAGACATCGCTCAGTTCCTCTACAAAGGCGAGGGCCTCAACAAGACCGTTATCGGAGACTACTTGGGCGAGCG GGATGACTTCAACATCAAGGTGCTGCAGGCTTTTGTGGAGCTGCATGAATTTGCAGACCTCAACCTCGTCCAAGCACTACG gCAATTCCTGTGGAGTTTCCGTCTGCCAGGTGAAGCTCAGAAGATCGACCGTATGATGGAAGCGTTTGCCTCACGGTATTGCCAGTGCAACCCTGGAGTCTTCCAGTCAACAG ATACCTGCTACGTCCTGTCATTTGCTATCATCATGCTGAACACTAGCCTACACAACCCCAACGTCAGAGACAAGCCCCCTGTGGAGCGCTTTATCTCCATGAACAGAGGCATCAATGAAGGAGGAGACCTGCCAGAGGAGCTTCTCAGA AACCTTTATGACAGCATCAAAAACGAGCCCTTTAAAATCCCAGAGGATGATGGGAATGATCTGACGCACACGTTCTTCAACCCTGACAGAGAAGGCTGGCTTTTAAAGCTAG gcGGCAGGGTGAAGACGTGGAAGAGAAGGTGGTTCATACTGACCGACAACTGCTTGTATTACTTTGAATACACAACA gataAAGAGCCTCGTGGGATTATTCCCCTGGAGAACCTCAGCATCAGAGAAGTGGACGAGCCCAGGAAACCT AACTGTTTCGAGCTCTACAACCCCAACCACAAAGGTCAGGTCATCAAGGCCTGCAAGACAGAGGCGGACGGGCGGGTCGTCGAGGGCAACCATGTAGTGTACAGGATATCTGCTCCCACAccggaggagaaggaagagtgGATCAAATCCATCAA